A region of Streptomyces sp. NBC_01750 DNA encodes the following proteins:
- a CDS encoding protein kinase domain-containing protein: protein MSQDGAQGRYAGGSVASGRYQLRDLLGEGGMASVYLAYDSALDRQVAIKTLHTELGREQSFRERFRREAQAVAKLSHTNIVSVFDTGEDELDGSLMPYIVMEYVEGQPLGSVLQADIQQYGAMPADKALKVTADVLAALETSHEMGLVHRDIKPGNVMMTKRGIVKVMDFGIARAMQSGVTSMTQTGMVVGTPQYLSPEQALGRGVDARSDLYSVGIMLFQLLTGRIPFDADSPLAIAYAHVQEEPVAPSTINRSVTPAMDALVARALKKNPNERFPSAAAMRDECARVAGAGQTGAPVIIGGAPPSSGAGVGSAVFPPLDQSTPAPAPQSVQTPYQPGPYGAPTPAPTPHYGYPQTPAPVSAYQTPGPVSSTPPPYTISPQPQPQPVSGGSGGGRNMPVIVGAIVVALLAIGGLIAAIALNKDPGGGSGDNAGGDPSSSESAQAGVLGPDRTRTIDATKCSEASEDGTDPAKVQAPQLLYKDLLSVKDCLRAAGWTWKVTEENNPQYPKDAVIMQYPSSGEAVVPKSQEFELTISTGKAG from the coding sequence ATGAGCCAGGACGGCGCACAGGGCCGCTACGCGGGTGGTTCCGTAGCGAGCGGCCGGTATCAGCTACGCGACCTGCTCGGCGAAGGCGGCATGGCCTCCGTGTATCTGGCGTACGACTCCGCGCTGGACCGCCAGGTCGCCATCAAGACGCTGCACACGGAGCTGGGACGCGAGCAGTCCTTCCGCGAGCGCTTCCGGCGCGAGGCGCAGGCCGTCGCCAAGCTGTCGCACACCAATATCGTGTCGGTCTTCGACACCGGTGAGGACGAGCTCGACGGCTCGCTGATGCCGTACATCGTCATGGAGTACGTCGAGGGCCAGCCGCTGGGATCCGTACTGCAGGCGGACATCCAGCAGTACGGCGCGATGCCGGCGGACAAGGCACTGAAGGTGACGGCCGATGTGCTGGCCGCACTGGAGACCAGCCATGAAATGGGCCTGGTCCATCGCGACATCAAGCCCGGCAACGTGATGATGACCAAGCGCGGCATCGTCAAGGTGATGGACTTCGGCATCGCGCGCGCCATGCAGTCGGGCGTCACCTCGATGACGCAGACCGGCATGGTGGTCGGAACGCCGCAGTATCTGTCTCCCGAGCAGGCGCTGGGACGCGGCGTCGACGCGCGGTCCGACCTCTACTCGGTCGGCATCATGCTGTTCCAGCTGCTGACCGGGCGGATCCCCTTCGACGCGGACTCGCCGCTGGCGATCGCGTACGCGCATGTGCAGGAGGAACCGGTCGCTCCGTCCACGATCAACCGTTCCGTCACTCCGGCGATGGACGCGCTGGTGGCACGGGCGCTGAAGAAGAACCCGAACGAGCGTTTCCCCAGCGCAGCGGCGATGCGCGACGAGTGCGCGCGGGTGGCGGGCGCCGGACAGACGGGCGCGCCGGTGATCATCGGCGGCGCGCCGCCGAGCAGTGGCGCGGGCGTCGGTTCCGCGGTCTTCCCGCCGCTGGATCAGTCGACTCCGGCTCCGGCTCCGCAGAGCGTGCAGACGCCGTACCAGCCGGGTCCCTACGGCGCGCCGACCCCGGCCCCCACGCCGCATTACGGGTACCCGCAGACGCCCGCACCGGTATCGGCGTACCAGACGCCCGGCCCGGTGTCCTCGACGCCGCCTCCGTACACCATCTCGCCGCAGCCGCAGCCGCAGCCGGTTTCGGGCGGCAGCGGCGGCGGCAGGAACATGCCGGTCATCGTGGGGGCCATTGTGGTGGCCCTGCTGGCGATCGGCGGTCTGATCGCGGCGATCGCGCTGAACAAGGACCCGGGTGGCGGGAGCGGGGACAACGCGGGCGGTGACCCGAGCTCGAGCGAGTCGGCGCAGGCCGGGGTCCTGGGCCCGGACCGTACGCGGACCATCGACGCGACAAAGTGCTCGGAAGCGTCGGAGGACGGCACTGACCCGGCAAAGGTCCAGGCCCCCCAACTGCTCTATAAGGACCTCCTCTCGGTCAAGGACTGCCTGCGGGCCGCCGGCTGGACCTGGAAGGTGACCGAGGAGAACAACCCTCAGTACCCCAAGGACGCCGTCATCATGCAGTACCCGAGTTCCGGCGAGGCTGTCGTACCGAAGAGCCAGGAGTTCGAGCTCACGATCTCCACGGGCAAGGCCGGCTAG
- a CDS encoding HAD family hydrolase has protein sequence MTSARRSAFFDADETVITAKSMFAFLRHWMGQNGDSGSGYDRVMADIRSLAADNVDRIEINRTYYRLFKGVPQRELVAAGRDWYDRYRNGPGAFVGATLDALDRHRAAGDLICLVSGSFRAVLEPLAEEIAAETILCTEPVVGEDGLLTGEVHQPMIGAAKTAAVAGVIAAHRLSPADCYGYGDHLSDLGLLEQVGNPHVVDVDPALVALAKERGWPVLPAAPAALRQRD, from the coding sequence ATGACTTCTGCGCGCCGTTCGGCGTTCTTCGATGCCGACGAGACGGTGATCACTGCCAAGAGCATGTTCGCCTTTCTGCGCCACTGGATGGGTCAGAACGGAGATTCCGGTTCCGGGTACGACAGGGTCATGGCGGACATCAGATCGCTGGCCGCCGACAACGTCGACCGCATCGAGATCAATCGCACCTACTACCGGCTTTTCAAGGGCGTGCCTCAGCGGGAGCTGGTGGCGGCGGGCCGCGATTGGTACGACAGGTACCGGAACGGGCCCGGCGCATTCGTCGGGGCCACGCTCGACGCCCTGGACAGGCATCGCGCGGCCGGCGATCTGATCTGCCTTGTCTCCGGCTCGTTCCGTGCCGTTCTCGAGCCGCTTGCCGAGGAGATCGCGGCGGAAACCATCCTGTGCACCGAGCCCGTGGTCGGCGAGGACGGGCTCCTCACCGGTGAGGTGCACCAGCCGATGATCGGCGCGGCGAAGACCGCCGCGGTAGCCGGCGTGATCGCCGCCCACCGCCTCTCACCTGCGGATTGCTATGGATACGGCGACCATTTGTCCGACCTGGGGCTGCTGGAACAGGTCGGTAACCCGCATGTCGTCGATGTCGACCCGGCGCTGGTGGCCCTCGCGAAGGAGCGGGGCTGGCCGGTGCTGCCGGCCGCTCCCGCGGCTCTGCGACAGCGCGACTGA
- a CDS encoding dihydrolipoamide acetyltransferase family protein, which translates to MTQDTSLRFREFKMPDVGEGLTEAEILKWYVQPGDTVTDGQVVCEVETAKAAVELPIPYDGVVHELRFEEGTTVDVGTSIITIDVAPGSADAPAEAVVETPVAPAAEEAAPKGRQPVLVGYGVAETSTKRRPRKPAAGQAVPDQPAPEAASTYHQQAPAAAAVQGELNGHGGTATAARPLAKPPVRKLAKDLGIDLATVTPTGPDGVITREDVHAAAAPAAAPAPVPVQAQPEPVQSEPFAPSAGGARETRIPIKGVRKAIAQAMVGSAFTAPHVTEFITLDVTRTMKLVEELKADKDMAGLRVNPLLLIAKALLVAIKRNPQVNAAWDEANQEIVLKEYVNLGIAAATPRGLIVPNIKDAHAKTLPELAAALGELVSTAREGKTTPAAMQGGTVTITNVGVFGVDTGTPILNPGESAILAVGAIKLQPWVHKGKVKPRQVTTLALSFDHRLVDGELGSRVLADVAAILENPKRLITWA; encoded by the coding sequence ATGACTCAAGACACTTCACTTCGCTTCCGCGAGTTCAAGATGCCCGACGTGGGCGAGGGACTCACCGAGGCCGAGATCCTCAAGTGGTACGTCCAGCCCGGTGACACGGTGACGGACGGCCAGGTCGTCTGCGAGGTCGAGACGGCGAAGGCGGCCGTGGAGCTGCCGATCCCGTACGACGGTGTGGTGCACGAGCTGCGCTTCGAGGAGGGCACCACCGTCGACGTCGGCACCTCGATCATCACGATCGATGTGGCGCCGGGCAGCGCCGACGCACCTGCCGAGGCAGTGGTGGAGACGCCTGTCGCGCCCGCCGCCGAGGAGGCAGCGCCCAAGGGCCGCCAGCCGGTTCTCGTCGGCTATGGCGTCGCGGAGACGTCCACCAAGCGCCGGCCGCGCAAGCCGGCTGCCGGGCAGGCTGTTCCCGACCAGCCGGCTCCCGAGGCCGCGAGCACGTACCACCAGCAGGCGCCCGCCGCCGCGGCGGTGCAGGGCGAGCTGAACGGCCACGGCGGCACCGCCACCGCGGCCCGCCCACTCGCCAAGCCCCCGGTCCGTAAGCTCGCCAAGGACCTGGGCATCGATCTGGCGACGGTCACTCCGACCGGTCCCGACGGCGTCATCACACGGGAGGACGTCCACGCGGCGGCCGCTCCGGCTGCCGCTCCGGCGCCCGTGCCCGTACAGGCACAGCCGGAGCCGGTTCAGTCCGAGCCGTTCGCGCCTTCGGCGGGCGGTGCGCGGGAGACACGTATCCCGATCAAGGGCGTACGGAAGGCCATCGCTCAGGCGATGGTCGGCAGCGCTTTCACCGCGCCGCATGTCACGGAGTTCATCACGCTCGACGTGACGCGGACGATGAAGCTCGTCGAGGAGCTCAAGGCCGACAAGGACATGGCGGGGCTGCGGGTCAACCCGCTGCTGCTGATCGCCAAGGCGCTGCTGGTCGCCATCAAGCGCAACCCGCAGGTCAACGCCGCCTGGGACGAGGCCAACCAGGAGATCGTGCTCAAGGAGTACGTCAACCTGGGCATCGCGGCGGCCACACCGCGTGGCCTGATCGTCCCGAACATCAAGGACGCGCACGCCAAGACGCTGCCGGAACTGGCCGCCGCGCTGGGCGAGTTGGTCTCCACCGCCCGCGAGGGCAAGACGACTCCGGCGGCGATGCAGGGCGGCACGGTGACCATCACCAACGTCGGCGTCTTCGGCGTCGACACCGGTACGCCGATCCTGAACCCCGGCGAGTCCGCGATCCTCGCGGTCGGTGCCATCAAGCTCCAGCCGTGGGTCCACAAGGGCAAGGTCAAGCCGCGTCAGGTCACCACGCTCGCGCTCTCCTTCGACCACCGTCTGGTCGACGGCGAGCTGGGCTCCAGGGTGCTGGCGGACGTTGCCGCGATCCTGGAGAACCCGAAGCGGCTGATCACCTGGGCCTGA
- a CDS encoding helix-turn-helix transcriptional regulator — protein sequence MTAGAHQSNRGVVLLGVSEIREREICVRRVVVAIGNGLLRYGVERMLQLPSEVEVRSLPGIVDALSDGLDEGDILIALLGEVDDTVAAKLRRNEERGVRIMLLIEDDDLVDLPKVTGIRAGFVKINGINEDTLNKALDAVARGNVPIPPELAQDLLLLATRRNDAPRGQLRLTPREQEALVLMVEGLSNRQIARRLQISEHGAKRLVANILAKMDCNNRTLAVSRALREGLYERYVKSLGMN from the coding sequence ATGACCGCCGGCGCGCATCAAAGCAACAGGGGGGTAGTCTTGCTGGGCGTCTCGGAAATCAGGGAAAGAGAGATCTGTGTACGACGCGTCGTCGTGGCAATCGGGAATGGTCTGCTGCGTTACGGCGTCGAGAGGATGCTTCAACTGCCATCGGAAGTCGAGGTGCGTTCCCTGCCCGGGATCGTCGATGCGCTTTCTGACGGTCTCGACGAGGGCGACATACTCATCGCCCTGCTGGGCGAGGTCGACGATACGGTGGCTGCGAAATTACGCAGGAACGAGGAGCGCGGTGTACGCATCATGCTCCTCATCGAGGACGACGATCTCGTAGATCTGCCCAAGGTGACCGGTATCAGGGCCGGTTTCGTGAAGATCAACGGGATCAACGAGGACACTCTGAACAAGGCTCTGGATGCTGTTGCCAGGGGTAACGTGCCCATCCCTCCCGAGCTCGCTCAGGATCTGCTTCTGCTCGCGACCCGGCGCAACGACGCTCCGCGGGGTCAGCTGAGGCTGACCCCGCGGGAGCAGGAGGCGCTTGTTCTCATGGTTGAGGGGCTGAGCAACAGGCAAATTGCCCGCCGGCTTCAGATATCTGAGCACGGTGCCAAGCGTCTGGTTGCCAATATTTTGGCAAAGATGGACTGCAACAATCGCACACTCGCTGTTTCGAGGGCGCTCCGCGAAGGCCTCTACGAGCGCTATGTGAAATCCCTGGGAATGAACTGA
- a CDS encoding phosphotransferase yields the protein MPRSSATAPPVGALLRRYQDTGVPLSCEPVTQGLLNRGYRLATTRGSYFLKHHLDGDRESITRQHRATQRLGALGVPVAPPVEDTHGDTVAVIGGRCYALHPWIDGRHRDGTQLTAVQSTRLGSLLGLVHTCLEQVMPVDATERREYESADPKETFALIDELLALARAARPRDTFDTLAEHRLLERRALLELHSDRRPSPASAGGWVHGDFHPLNLLYRGGEPAAIVDWDRLGVQPRAEEAVRAAAIFFVQPAGELELTKVRAYAQAYRRAAGADAAELAAAVHRVWWERLNDFWILRWRYQLHDRRADPQFPAASALAVWWTREYEAVCEAFAG from the coding sequence GTGCCGCGCTCATCTGCAACTGCCCCACCCGTCGGTGCACTCCTGCGCCGCTACCAGGACACGGGCGTACCGCTCTCCTGCGAGCCCGTCACCCAGGGCCTGCTCAACCGCGGCTACCGGCTCGCCACCACCCGTGGCTCCTACTTCCTCAAGCACCACCTCGACGGCGACCGCGAGTCCATCACCCGCCAGCACCGCGCCACCCAGCGGCTCGGGGCCCTCGGCGTACCGGTCGCACCGCCCGTCGAGGACACGCACGGCGACACGGTCGCGGTGATCGGCGGACGGTGTTACGCCCTGCACCCCTGGATCGACGGACGACACCGCGACGGGACGCAGCTGACGGCCGTCCAGTCGACGCGGCTCGGCTCGCTCCTCGGACTCGTCCACACCTGTCTGGAACAGGTCATGCCGGTGGACGCCACGGAGCGGCGGGAGTACGAGAGCGCCGATCCCAAGGAGACCTTCGCACTGATCGACGAGCTGTTGGCGCTGGCGCGGGCGGCCCGGCCCCGGGACACCTTCGACACGCTCGCCGAGCACCGGCTGCTCGAGCGCCGGGCGCTGCTGGAGCTCCACTCCGACCGCAGGCCCTCGCCGGCGTCCGCCGGGGGCTGGGTGCACGGCGACTTCCACCCGCTGAATCTGCTCTACCGGGGCGGCGAGCCGGCCGCGATCGTCGACTGGGACCGGCTGGGGGTGCAGCCGCGCGCCGAGGAGGCGGTGCGGGCCGCGGCGATCTTCTTCGTCCAACCGGCGGGGGAGCTGGAACTGACGAAGGTACGGGCGTATGCACAGGCCTACCGGCGAGCGGCCGGGGCAGACGCGGCGGAGCTCGCGGCCGCCGTGCACCGTGTGTGGTGGGAGCGGCTCAACGACTTCTGGATACTGCGCTGGCGCTACCAGTTGCACGACCGAAGGGCCGACCCGCAGTTTCCTGCGGCGTCGGCCCTGGCGGTGTGGTGGACGAGAGAGTACGAGGCGGTGTGCGAAGCCTTCGCGGGATGA
- a CDS encoding Vgb family protein produces MRSSLLPQLLVGGLLMSSVAACGSDDDAARGGASRTPGSSVSSGPPNGSGGTGSSGATAGSGAGGKGRPAGKPVKAGRAKYTGFSSPTGLAYGRDGSVFVSNWSAGTVERITRDGKRSVYAAGLEAPAGLAVDGQGALYIADYDADVVYRATAAGKKERFASGFHTPTGISFDSRQNLLVTNRATDELMSVSPDGKSSKVADGLRTPVGVVETADGTIYVSNYEGGVLSRVKRDGTVETHSDDFEGLGVGIVADKAGSVYVTDRAAGEIKRVETDGSVTSIMTGLSSPVALGIDTEGHLATATWGDSAFYDIPS; encoded by the coding sequence ATGCGTTCCTCACTCCTTCCGCAGCTTCTCGTGGGCGGCCTGCTGATGTCCTCCGTGGCGGCCTGTGGAAGCGACGACGACGCGGCTCGCGGCGGCGCGTCGCGGACACCGGGTTCCTCGGTGTCCTCCGGCCCTCCGAACGGGTCCGGCGGCACGGGCAGCAGCGGTGCCACCGCCGGCAGCGGCGCCGGTGGCAAGGGCAGGCCTGCCGGGAAGCCGGTGAAGGCCGGCAGGGCGAAGTACACCGGATTCTCGTCGCCGACCGGTCTCGCCTACGGCCGGGACGGCTCAGTGTTCGTGTCCAACTGGTCCGCCGGCACGGTGGAGCGGATCACCCGCGACGGAAAGCGCTCCGTCTACGCCGCCGGGCTGGAGGCCCCCGCCGGTCTGGCCGTGGACGGGCAGGGCGCGCTCTACATCGCCGACTACGACGCCGATGTCGTCTACCGCGCCACGGCCGCGGGGAAGAAGGAGAGATTCGCCTCCGGCTTCCACACACCGACCGGCATCAGCTTCGACTCCCGGCAGAACCTGCTGGTCACCAACCGGGCGACCGATGAGCTCATGAGCGTCTCCCCGGACGGGAAGAGCAGCAAGGTGGCCGATGGGCTGCGCACGCCGGTGGGTGTGGTCGAGACCGCCGACGGAACGATCTATGTATCGAATTACGAGGGTGGTGTGCTGTCCCGCGTCAAACGTGACGGGACGGTGGAAACCCACTCCGACGACTTCGAGGGACTGGGCGTGGGAATCGTGGCCGACAAGGCGGGTTCCGTTTATGTCACCGATCGCGCGGCCGGTGAGATCAAGCGGGTGGAGACGGATGGTTCGGTCACGTCCATCATGACCGGGCTGAGTTCGCCAGTGGCCCTCGGCATCGATACCGAGGGCCACCTTGCGACAGCGACCTGGGGTGATTCAGCCTTCTACGATATTCCCTCGTAG
- a CDS encoding alpha-ketoacid dehydrogenase subunit beta has protein sequence MAVQKLPLAKALNESLRKALDTDPKVLIMGEDVGKLGGVFRVTDGLQKDFGEDRVIDTPLAESGIVGTAIGLALRGYRPVVEIQFDGFVFPAYDQIVTQLAKMHARALGKIKMPVVIRIPYGGGIGAVEHHSESPEALFAHVAGLKVVSPSNSSDAYWMLQQAIQSDDPVIFFEPKRRYWDKGEVDVEAIPGPLHKARIDRSGSDITLAAYGPMVKVCVEAAAAAAEEGKSVEVLDLRSMSPIDFDTIQKSVEKTGRLVVVHEAPVFYGSGAEIAARITERCFYHLEAPVLRVGGYHAPYPPARLEEEYLPGLDRVLDAVDRSLAY, from the coding sequence ATGGCCGTACAGAAGCTCCCGCTCGCGAAGGCGCTCAACGAGTCGCTGCGCAAGGCTCTCGACACCGACCCCAAGGTCCTCATCATGGGTGAGGACGTCGGCAAGCTCGGCGGCGTCTTCCGGGTCACCGACGGACTGCAGAAGGACTTCGGCGAGGACCGGGTCATCGACACCCCGCTCGCCGAGTCGGGCATCGTCGGCACGGCGATCGGTCTGGCCCTGCGCGGCTACCGGCCCGTCGTGGAGATCCAGTTCGACGGCTTCGTCTTCCCCGCGTACGACCAGATCGTCACGCAGCTCGCGAAGATGCACGCCCGCGCGCTCGGCAAGATCAAGATGCCGGTCGTCATCCGTATTCCGTACGGCGGCGGCATCGGCGCGGTCGAGCACCACAGCGAGTCCCCGGAGGCGCTCTTCGCGCATGTCGCGGGACTCAAGGTCGTCTCGCCGTCCAACTCCTCCGACGCGTACTGGATGCTCCAGCAGGCCATCCAGAGCGACGACCCGGTCATCTTCTTCGAGCCGAAGCGGCGCTACTGGGACAAGGGCGAGGTCGATGTCGAAGCCATCCCTGGTCCGCTGCACAAGGCCCGGATCGACCGGAGCGGCTCCGACATCACGCTCGCCGCGTACGGGCCGATGGTGAAGGTCTGCGTCGAGGCGGCGGCCGCCGCTGCCGAGGAAGGCAAGTCGGTGGAGGTCCTGGACCTGCGCTCGATGTCCCCGATCGACTTCGACACCATCCAGAAGTCGGTGGAGAAGACGGGCCGGCTCGTCGTGGTCCACGAGGCCCCCGTCTTCTACGGCTCCGGTGCGGAGATCGCCGCTCGTATCACCGAGCGATGCTTCTACCACCTGGAGGCCCCGGTGCTGAGGGTCGGCGGCTACCACGCCCCGTACCCGCCGGCGCGCCTCGAGGAGGAGTACCTCCCGGGACTTGACCGGGTGCTGGACGCCGTCGACCGCTCGCTCGCGTACTGA
- the pdhA gene encoding pyruvate dehydrogenase (acetyl-transferring) E1 component subunit alpha, producing MTVESTAARKPRRSTKRVSAAKEPQNSEPQLVQLLTPEGERVEHPEYEIDLTPDELRGLYRDMVLTRRFDAEATSLQRQGELGLWASLLGQEAAQIGSGRALRDDDYVFPTYREHGVAWCRGVDPTNLLGMFRGVNHGGWDPSTNNFHLYTIVIGSQTLHATGYAMGVAKDGADSAVIAYFGDGASSQGDVAESFTFSAVYNAPVVFFCQNNQWAISEPTEKQTRVPLYQRAQGFGFPGVRVDGNDVLACLAVTRSALERARRGEGPTLVEAFTYRMGAHTTSDDPTKYRADEERQAWEAKDPILRLRTYLENAGHADEAFFTSLDEESETLGKRVREAVRAMPDPDHLAIFENVYADGHALVDEERAQFLAYQASFAEEGN from the coding sequence GTGACCGTGGAGAGCACTGCCGCGCGCAAACCGCGACGCAGCACCAAGCGCGTCAGCGCCGCGAAAGAGCCGCAGAATTCCGAGCCCCAGCTCGTACAGCTGCTGACGCCCGAGGGTGAGCGCGTCGAGCACCCCGAGTACGAGATCGACCTGACCCCGGACGAGCTGCGCGGGCTGTACCGGGACATGGTCCTGACCCGCCGCTTCGACGCCGAGGCCACCTCTCTGCAGCGGCAGGGCGAGCTCGGACTGTGGGCGTCGCTGCTGGGCCAGGAAGCCGCACAGATCGGCTCCGGCCGGGCGCTGCGCGATGACGACTATGTCTTTCCGACCTACCGCGAGCACGGCGTCGCCTGGTGCCGTGGGGTCGACCCGACCAATCTGCTCGGCATGTTCCGCGGTGTGAACCACGGTGGCTGGGACCCCAGCACCAACAACTTCCACCTGTACACGATCGTGATCGGCTCGCAGACGCTGCACGCCACCGGCTACGCGATGGGCGTGGCCAAGGACGGCGCCGACTCCGCCGTCATCGCCTACTTCGGCGACGGCGCGTCCAGCCAGGGCGATGTAGCCGAATCGTTCACCTTCTCCGCGGTCTACAACGCCCCGGTCGTGTTCTTCTGCCAGAACAACCAGTGGGCGATCTCCGAGCCGACCGAGAAGCAGACCCGCGTGCCGCTCTACCAGCGCGCGCAGGGCTTCGGCTTCCCCGGCGTCCGGGTCGACGGCAATGACGTACTCGCCTGCCTGGCCGTGACCCGCTCCGCGCTGGAGCGGGCCCGCCGGGGCGAGGGCCCGACCCTGGTCGAGGCGTTCACCTACCGGATGGGCGCGCACACCACCTCGGACGACCCCACGAAGTACCGGGCGGACGAGGAGCGTCAGGCCTGGGAGGCCAAGGACCCGATCCTGCGGCTGCGTACGTATCTGGAGAACGCCGGCCATGCCGACGAGGCGTTCTTCACGTCCCTGGACGAGGAGAGCGAGACACTCGGCAAGCGGGTGCGAGAGGCGGTGCGGGCCATGCCCGACCCCGACCACTTGGCGATCTTCGAGAATGTCTACGCAGACGGGCACGCCCTCGTCGACGAGGAGCGCGCCCAGTTCCTCGCGTACCAGGCGTCCTTCGCCGAGGAGGGCAACTAG
- a CDS encoding protein kinase domain-containing protein: MAPEPEAGGGGSPDAADSWGIGGVVGDGRYRLTHRLGRGGMAEVFAAEDVRLGRTVAVKLLRSDLAEDPVSKARFTREAQSVAGLNHHAVVAVYDSGEDVVGGQTVPYIVMELVEGRTIRDLLLNAEAPPPEQALIIVSGVLEALAYSHQHGIVHRDIKPANVIITNSGAVKVMDFGIARALHGAQSTMTQTGMVMGTPQYLSPEQALGKAVDHRSDLYATGCLLYELLALRPPFTGETPLSVVYQHVQDIPLPPSEVSDVVPPELDGLVMRSLAKDPDDRFQSAEEMRGTVQYGLQMLQQQGSHTGTWNTGPVGMHDGAITPAMGMTGPTAMGHPVHGETSQSPILPPMNPNDGGYDGGHRDGRGGKGGRGKMWLFAVLAVLAIAGGVAFAVDKANHSSSNQKDGTTVTQTPSTPEDSPSPSQEQTEQSEEPDTSTGGNQEPSEQPSFSDSYTPTDPGTPTDDPTTADPTDPTDGPTDNPTEPTDEPSSPGGTTGSGGDPGGTPGGQAGTPGGLGG, encoded by the coding sequence ATGGCACCCGAACCCGAAGCAGGCGGCGGCGGATCGCCGGATGCGGCGGACTCCTGGGGCATCGGCGGAGTGGTCGGCGACGGCCGCTACCGCCTGACGCACCGTCTCGGACGCGGCGGTATGGCCGAGGTGTTCGCGGCTGAGGACGTAAGGCTCGGTCGCACCGTCGCGGTCAAGCTGCTCCGCTCCGATCTCGCAGAGGACCCGGTCTCCAAGGCCCGCTTCACGCGCGAGGCACAGTCGGTCGCCGGCCTCAACCACCATGCGGTGGTGGCGGTGTACGACTCCGGCGAGGATGTGGTGGGCGGTCAGACCGTCCCGTACATCGTGATGGAGCTGGTCGAGGGGCGTACCATCCGCGATCTGCTCCTCAACGCCGAGGCCCCGCCGCCCGAGCAGGCATTGATCATAGTCTCCGGAGTACTCGAGGCGCTCGCGTACTCGCACCAGCACGGCATCGTGCACCGCGACATCAAGCCGGCCAACGTCATCATCACCAACTCCGGTGCGGTGAAGGTGATGGACTTCGGCATCGCGCGGGCCCTGCACGGCGCTCAGTCGACGATGACCCAGACCGGCATGGTCATGGGTACGCCGCAGTACCTCTCCCCCGAGCAGGCGCTGGGCAAGGCCGTCGACCACCGCTCCGACCTGTACGCCACGGGCTGTCTGCTGTACGAACTGCTCGCGCTGCGGCCCCCGTTCACCGGCGAGACCCCGCTCTCGGTGGTCTACCAGCACGTCCAGGACATCCCGTTGCCGCCGTCCGAGGTCTCGGACGTGGTGCCGCCGGAGCTCGACGGACTGGTCATGCGCTCGCTCGCGAAGGACCCGGACGACCGGTTCCAGAGCGCGGAAGAGATGCGCGGCACGGTGCAGTACGGACTGCAGATGCTGCAGCAGCAGGGCAGCCACACGGGCACCTGGAACACAGGTCCGGTCGGGATGCACGATGGCGCCATCACCCCGGCGATGGGGATGACGGGGCCGACCGCGATGGGTCATCCCGTGCACGGCGAGACGTCGCAGAGCCCGATCCTGCCGCCGATGAACCCGAACGACGGCGGATACGACGGCGGTCACCGCGACGGTCGGGGTGGCAAGGGCGGCCGCGGAAAGATGTGGCTGTTCGCCGTGCTCGCGGTGCTGGCGATCGCGGGGGGCGTCGCCTTCGCGGTGGACAAGGCGAACCACAGCAGCAGCAACCAGAAGGACGGCACGACGGTCACTCAGACCCCGTCGACGCCGGAGGACTCGCCGTCCCCGTCCCAGGAGCAGACCGAGCAGAGCGAGGAGCCGGACACCTCCACGGGCGGCAATCAGGAGCCGAGCGAGCAGCCCTCCTTCAGCGATTCGTACACGCCCACCGATCCGGGGACACCGACCGACGATCCGACGACGGCCGATCCGACCGATCCGACCGACGGTCCGACCGACAACCCGACCGAGCCGACGGACGAGCCGAGCTCGCCCGGCGGCACAACGGGCAGCGGCGGCGACCCGGGTGGGACGCCGGGCGGTCAGGCAGGCACCCCGGGCGGCCTCGGCGGCTGA